CTTCGACGTGATGGCTACGACGGTGGCGGTGCCCAGCGTGTCCTTGGCACAACCTTGCTGGTGCTCCTGTAGCGAGGTCCGTCCCCATGTGCAGCTTGCTCCTGCTACCTGCGAAATACGACAGGTACAGGCGTGGGGCTGTCGGTCCTGGTGCCATCGCCGAGCTGGCCGTGGCGGCTGTTACCCCAGCAGCGTGCGGAGCCGTCTGCGAGCCACGCGCACGTGTGGGCCCCGCCGGCGACGATGCCACCCTCGGGGCTCATATGCGTCACCCCGCCCGGGCCGACTCCGCTTGCTGAACCGGCATCATCGCAGCCGGCGTCGATCTTGTTCGGCACCACAAGCGAGCCATCGCGGGCGCCGTGGCAGCCAGGCACGCAAAGCAGCACAAGGAGCGTACCGACGGCG
The Pseudomonadota bacterium genome window above contains:
- a CDS encoding RCC1 domain-containing protein is translated as MRTKSQRCGVSFSGGNAPWQAVPALLLAALTRRAPTSSARAVGTLLVLLCVPGCHGARDGSLVVPNKIDAGCDDAGSASGVGPGGVTHMSPEGGIVAGGAHTCAWLADGSARCWGNSRHGQLGDGTRTDSPTPVPVVFRR